The Bos taurus isolate L1 Dominette 01449 registration number 42190680 breed Hereford chromosome 18, ARS-UCD2.0, whole genome shotgun sequence nucleotide sequence cccaCAGTGGTGAGCAAGACAGAAGGTTCCAGCAAGGTGAGAGATCTGAACGTCCACATCTCCCACGTGGATATTTACGGACTGTACTTAACCCTGACAAGTGCTAAGGGGGGCTGTGTAGGCTCTGCAGCACTGGGGCTGGGTGCTTTTAGTAAATAGAATTGTGTGATTCCTGCAGGGAGACGCACGTCCTCACTCTTCCTACTTCCGGACGTTTTGGGAGCTCCTCCAGCATGGCCAGAGAGTCAGCTCTAGGAGGAAGGCACACTTTCTCCCAGTTTCCTAGTCCTTTCTGCCGCCCTGCCAGCTAGGATtgtggaggggaaggagggggagcTTAAATGAGGAACTGGTTGTTGGGTCCCCATCAGCTACAACTGAGGTGAGTCAAGTGTCCCTCTCATCCCAACCTGTCATCCCCAGAGGCTGCACATCTGGCCTGCCTTGTTCCAGCTCACTGTCTTATGatgcccgccccctgcccccaatcagTCTCAAAGGAAAGCTCTCACACCATCACTGTCTTGCCCAGTACCCTTCCAGAAATCCTTATTGCCCCCTGGATAAAATCCAGGTTTCTCAGCCCATCCCTGCATGGCTTGGGTCCTgccctcctctttcctcttcttccatTTCCCCCACACAAGCTGTACTACTCCCTTCTTGGCCTTGTGTGAAAATATTACTCCATACTTTCCAGCTTCCTGCCTTTGATCAGGCTCCTCCCTCTGCTAGAATATACTGCAGCCACTATCTCCAGCTGGTAAATCTTCCATAGCCTTCAAGACTCAGTTTATTCTCCCCACCTTTCCTGGGCAGCATTAGCTCCTCCCTGCTCTGGTCTCCCAGGTCACCCCTGCCTCCTCCACTGTAACACAGATCCATCAGTTTGGGGTGTCTCTGCCCATATCTGTCAGTCCCATCAGACTGTGCACTCCACAGGGACAGGTACTAATTGGGACTCATCTCTGGGTCCCTAGGGACATTACTAGTCTGGCACACAGAAAGCCTTgaggtgtttgttgaatgaatgaatgaaaatggaaatgaaacagaaacagacccacagacatagagaaccaaCTTGTGGTtgcagagaggggagggggtaggggagggatggattgggagtttgagatgaGCAGAGGCAAACTGTAGAATGGGTAaacagggtcctactgtataactTGGGGAgctattcaatatcttgtgataaactgtaatggaaaagaatatggaaaataatgtatatacaactgaatcacttttctgtacagcagaaaataacacgttgtaaatcaactatgcttgaatttttaaaataaaaaaaaatttttttaacttaaaatcttGAACACTGAAAAAAGCAAAAGTCAAGGTAGGTAGGTGGATGTTAGGATGAGGCAGACCTGCCTCTGTGACCTTGAGGGGATAGCACGTCGCCTTTTCTAGACTCcttgtccttgcctggaaaatatgaGATCTCACATCTGAAGCGTCTCACAAGATGATTTTTGCCAGAGGCCTGGCATGTGGCGGATGAGGCTACTGAGGTGAGCCATTGGCGTCCCGCTGCATTCCAGGAAATTGCGACCCTCAAGGACATAGCCATGGACTTCACCTCAGAGAACTGGGAGcagctggggcaggggcagggagacCTGTTCTGGGACATGGCGTTGGACAACTACTGGAACCTCTTCCTGCTGAGTGAGTGCCACCCCTGCCCTGGGAGTCACCGCCCTGCTCAGGATCACCCATGGCTCTCTGTCACCCATGGGGTGATCTCCTGGCTCCTGAGCGCCTCAGATCACTGTGCTTAGTTGCCTGATTCTGCGACATCAGTAGTGCCTGGTGACCTTTTTGGTTGTCACCACTTGGGAGAAGTGGAGGGTGTACTCCTAGAATCCAGTGGGTGGAGCCCAGGGGTGCTGCCACACACTCCAGAATTTCAGGGACTATCCAACCCCACATGTCAGTACTGCCTGGGAAGAGAAACCTGTGCTTGCCCTCTAGCTCCATCAGCACTTTCCTCTTCCTCATGGTAGAGGAATTCCTCCAGCTGACACTTCAGGGGCTTCACTCCTTTAAGACAAACTGCAACCCCTTGAGCACTCACTGCCTCTCCCCTGCCTGGCTTGCTCACCGCTCATTTTATGGTCTGTCTCCCTCTGCCGTAGTTTCTGCAGCAGGAACTCATGCTGCTCCCTGGTGGAGCCCCTGTGTCTGGAACAGACAGTACTGGCTTTGAGGGCTCAATGAATAGAAGAGGGAGCAGCGGGAGTCAGTGTGTTAAGAACTAGGTCTTGTGCCAGGCCAGCACTTAGAATGCTCTCCTCTAGTCCTCCAGACACTCATCTGTGTGTATTTATTAGCAGTGTATTCCCTTCCTGTAGCTACTTTTACAGATGCCACAAGTGTGGCTGAAAACAACATACACTGACTCTGACAGTTCTGGAGATGGGTCTGACTGGGCTAAAATCTGGGCATGGGCATAGTTGGTTCCTTCTGGGGGCCGTTGGGGAGAATCTCTTTCCTTGTCCTCTTCAAGCTAAAAGCCAGATGAAACCTACTTGCTGTGCTCACGGCTTCTCATCTCTGAAGTCAGCAGTGGCTGTCTCCCCACTGTAGCATGTATCCCCTGGGATTACAACTCTGTTCCCGCCCTTGAGGAAGTTTGCAGAGGGTAGGAAGCAGATTGGTCTTCGGGACCCCCTACACACTCCCATCATGGGGCCCATCTTATGGAGGCCTCTGGTATGTCCAGTCCATGGGAGAATGAGTGAATCACAGATGACTGAGGAGGTACATGACTCTCCCTGGCAACTCTTTTATCTCTCAAGAGCTGTTACAGATCCTTTGTGTCCCCAGCCCCAGTGGTCACATCTCTGATCACCCTGGATTGTGACCGGGTCCCTCTCCTCCACTGGGCCAGGAACCCTGCAGAGCTGGATCAGGTGCTGAATAATCATCAGGACACCCAGGAAGTTCCTGCTTAGCAGCCCGATGGCCCCCCATCCTGATGTCATCTGGTTGGTGACAGTGCCTTTCTCTCCTTACAGACCCCCCTGGACCCAACCTGACCTTCCATCCAGATGGTGGGGAAAAGCTGGAGGCCCTGGTGAAAGAAAGCCCAGAGTCAACAGACACTGGTGAGTGGGCAGCCAGGCCCCCccaggggagggtggagggagctCACGGGGTGTGGTCCTTTGTAGGCCCTCTGTCTTTAGGACCTCCATCCCGCCCACTAGGTCTGCTGACACATCTCCACCCCCTGCCTCTCGGCTTCACTCTGCCATGCAGTGGCTTCAGGCTGGGGAGCCTCGCCCTGCATACCTTTTCTCCGTGTACCTCTGTGTTCAGCACATGGCTGTTTTGGTGCCCTTCCTCTGTCCCCTCTGCATCCTTCCAGACTCAGCAGGGCTCAGCATTCCATTCTCTGAGTTAGTCTCTCCTCCTTTCTGTCTTGTGCCCCTTGAGCACTGTGGACCTCCCGGTCTGCCTATTTCACCTGCCTTCAGGCAGGCCCATCCTTCCTTCTGGCCCAGCAGATGGCCTGTCTGTCAGTGACTCAAGCCTGGGCCTAAACACAGCTAAGAGCATTCACTCTGCCCTCTCCCAGGCCACAGTTTCTCTGGGGGATCAGTCAGGCAGTCAGGATTCCCGGGTGTGCTGGTTGAGACATCCCTGAAGGGAGAGTCAGGAGCCCTCTCTGGGGTGCCAGCAGCTTTTCTCATTGTTAGACTGACGGTTCACATGAGGAGAAGGGCCCCTGAACCAGAGGCCATGGTGTGGGGGCTGCATGGCTCAGTCTCAGCCTGCACCCTAGCCGTCAGCAGGCAACTCTTTTTGGTTCACCTCTCGTGAGCGTGGACCTTCTGTAGCCTCCTGTTGAGCACACAGGTGTTTCACATGGACCTAGGCACCATGCGTTTCCCTTTCTGCCACCTTGACATCCAGGCTGACTGCAAGCTTGTGTAGCCACATCCAAATAAGTCCTCCTGTGGTGACATGGTATTATGTTGTCATCATTTATACCTCTTTTCCCCGAGTGCACTTCTCTAGGAAGTATGCCTTAGCTGATGGGGCTGATGATGGCAAGTATCCCTCTGGAACCTCCATGGCTGCCCAGCACCACAcccacccccccttttttaaaaatgtctattaggctgtgctgggtcttagttatgtCAAGGTCTCTGTTGTAGCACATGGAGTctagttccttggtcagggattgaactggggtcccctgccttgggagcatgagtcttagccactgggtcacTAAGCAAGTCCCCCAGCTCCCCCTCCTAATACCTCTTGAAATGGGCTCTTTTTCCTGTGATGCCAGTACCCACTGGATCACCATGCTGGCCCTGCCTCCTTCATTCTCTTCCCAGCCAACATCAGGATGCATCAGATGACTCAGGATGCATCACCTGCTCTCCTTCTTGTTTACTCTTAGCCTGCAGCTCCTGTCTTTAACTCCTAGGGAACAGGAGACATTTGCACTTGCCCTCTCTTTCAGGCATAGCTGAGACTTCTCCTCTGCCTCAGGACTTCTTGGAAGCAGGACTCTTCCAAGAGATTACTGAGACTTTTTCCAAGGATGATCTCTGGAACTCCCATTTGGGAGAAGCCTCCATAGGCCAAACCTGGTTAGATAGTTTGCTAGGAGATTCAGAAAGTCTTCTGAGGTCTGATATTATCAGTCTGGAAAGTCCCACAGAATGCAAAAGCCACAAATTCAAGAGCCATGAACTCAAGATAGACCTCAGTCCTGAGTCCCACCTTTCCCCAGGAGCGGGTTCCATGACACTTGATCTCCCTGAAAAGAGCCTGGCACCAGCTAAGTCTCAGGAATGTGGGAATGACTTTGGGTGCTACTCAGACCACAGCCAGCACGATACCATCCAGGGAGGGGAGAAACCATATGAGTGCAGTGAGTGTGGGAAGAGCTTCAgccagagttaccatatgatccagcactgGATTCTTCACAACAGGGAGCAGCATCCCACAGTGCTTCAAGAGTATGAGAAAGATGTCAACCAGCGTTCCTGCCTTTCCATGCAACCAGTGACTCACACAGGCTACAAATCCTATGTGTATAACAAGTTTGGGGAAACTTTTAGTGAGAATACACACCTTCTGTGTCATCAGAAAGTTCACACTGAAGAAGAACCATGGGAGAGTCAAGATGGTGACTGTCCAGCAGATCACAACTCACAGCCTTTTGAGTGTCATAAACCACCCCCAGGTAAAACCTACAATTGTAAAGAATGTGGCCAGAGTTTTAGCCAAACCTTTCATCTCTCTGTGCATCAGAAGACCCATACTCAGAAATGCTATGAATGTGCCAAATGCAAGGCAACCTTCAACTCCAACAGATACCTCCTCCAACATCAGAAAATTCATGCTGCAAAAATGATCCCTGAGGATCAGGAGTGCGGGAAGGCCTGCAAGCAGAGCTCCTTTCTTGTCCAACAGCAGTCTGTTCACACTGCAGAGAAGCCTTATAAGTGTGATGAGTGTGAGAAAACCTTTAGCCATAGCCTGGCCCTAAAGATCCACCAGAGGGTTCACAGTGGAGAGAAGAATTACAAATGCAAcgaatgtgggaaagccttttACCGGAACAGTCACCTTAGTGAACACCAGAGGGTTCACACGGGTTACAGGCCCCACAAATGTCACAAATGTGTCAAGAGTTTCAGCCGGCCCTCCCACCTGATTCGACACCTGTCCATGCACGCTACAGAAAAGCTCTACAGCTGTGCCAAATGCAAGAAGACCTTCAGCCACAATGAACACCTTGTTCAGCACCAGAAAATCCATGCTGTGGAAACCCCCTAACGAATGTCAGGAGTGTGGTGAGCAACTTGTTTGCCGCTCAACCCTAATTTGCCACCAGAGCATTCACAATAGAGAAAAAGGACTCAGTGAGAGCCAGGAGATCTTATATGAGAAACCCGAGCACAGAGAGCATCCAAGGATCTGTGGGAAGCGCTTTAAGTGTAACAAATGCGAGAAAACCTTCCACTGCAGAAAATACCTGACTCAGCACAAGTTGATTCATGCCAGGGTGAAGCCCTTTGAGTGTAACCACTGTGGGAAAGCCTTTGGGCAAAGTTCACATCTCATCTGGCACCAGAAGATCCACTCTAGATTGAGATCATACAGATGTGGGGACTGTGGGAAGGCCTTTATCTACAGGACCTCCCTCATCAAACATCAGTCCCTCCACGTGATCGAGCACCCCTTTAAATGTAACGAATGTGGAAGGATCTTCAGCCAAAGTGCATGTCTCTTAGAACATCAGTTAATCCACACTACGAAGAAGCCCTTGATACCTAACAAGTGTGACAGTCTTGGCCCACAGTAACCACCTTATTCAGCATCAGGGAACTCAGGCCGGAAAGAGGCCCTTTGAGCAGAATGAATGTGGGGAAATTATCCAGGAGAGCTCATGCTTTTCTAAGCACCAGGGAGTTTACACAGATGAGAAGCCCTATATGTGTGGTGACTGTGGGAGAACCTTCAGCCTGCGTGCTCAGCTCGTTTACCACTAGAGAGTTCACACCGGAGAAAAGCCTTATATTTGTCAGGAATGTGGGAAAACCTTCAGCCAGAGCTCGTGCTTCTCTAAGCATCAGAGAATTCACAAAGGTGAAAAGTCTTATAAATGTGACAGTGGTGGGAAAGCTTTCATTCGGGGCACTCCGCTCATCCAACACCAGAggattcatactggagagaagccttaCGTTTGTCAGGAGTGCGGGGAAGCCTTCCAGCAGGGCTCATGCCTTTCTAAGCATCAGAGAGTTCATACCAGGGAGAAGCTTTATGTGTGTGCTAAATGTGGGAAAGCCTTTGCGCAGAAAACAAATCTGATGCAGCATGAGACAACTCACACAGGGGAGAAGCCTTATGCTTGTGGTGTGTGTGGGAGAGCCTTTCGCCTTAGGGCCCATCTCAGTCAGCACCAGAGAATTCACACCCAGGAGAAATCATATCAGTGTCAACATTGTCAGAAAGCCTTGTGCTGTTGCTCAGGTCTCAGCCGACAGCAGTGAGTTCACACCCCAAAGTAGCAGGTAGCAATCCTCCCCATGACCCCTGGGTAGCAGCAGGCTCCCAGACATCTGAGAATGTTCCTCCGAGGCCCAGAGTTGAAACCATCCCAGTGTAAGCCCCTCCCTGCCGTGAGTAATTAATCTCTCTGGTGATAAATTTTGATTAGAAAATTTACACACGTttcattaaaacaatgaaaactggAGCTTTGGAAGTCAGATAGACTGGACCCTGTTTACTGACTTCAATCCCAGTTCTGCCATCTGCCAGGTGATCTACAGA carries:
- the ZNF473 gene encoding zinc finger protein 473, encoding MDFTSENWEQLGQGQGDLFWDMALDNYWNLFLLNPPGPNLTFHPDGGEKLEALVKESPESTDTGIAETSPLPQDFLEAGLFQEITETFSKDDLWNSHLGEASIGQTWLDSLLGDSESLLRSDIISLESPTECKSHKFKSHELKIDLSPESHLSPGAGSMTLDLPEKSLAPAKSQECGNDFGCYSDHSQHDTIQGGEKPYECSECGKSFSQSYHMIQHWILHNREQHPTVLQEYEKDVNQRSCLSMQPVTHTGYKSYVYNKFGETFSENTHLLCHQKVHTEEEPWESQDGDCPADHNSQPFECHKPPPGKTYNCKECGQSFSQTFHLSVHQKTHTQKCYECAKCKATFNSNRYLLQHQKIHAAKMIPEDQECGKACKQSSFLVQQQSVHTAEKPYKCDECEKTFSHSLALKIHQRVHSGEKNYKCNECGKAFYRNSHLSEHQRVHTGYRPHKCHKCVKSFSRPSHLIRHLSMHATEKLYSCAKCKKTFSHNEHLVQHQKIHAVETP